A part of Chloroflexota bacterium genomic DNA contains:
- a CDS encoding DUF92 domain-containing protein: MIVKLLIGLIAGVGIAALAYRARSLDLSGAIAAGVLGTIVFGLGGVAWALVLLTFFVTASGLSVIFKGRKSRIADDFAKGSRRDAGQVAANGGISGALAFGYFLLYMVTPQHPLLPALWLGFAASLAAANADTWATELGVLNSHQPISLRTFQRVPGGTSGAISWVGTLAALAGSGVVAGVAVLTGLAGWAPAGGLSLGGQFVLISLAGLLGAMVDSALGAWVQAMYHCPACQKDTERHPLHSCGRETTLVRGIKWLQNDWVNAACTLSAAMAAVVITLLIQ, from the coding sequence ATGATTGTTAAATTACTGATTGGACTAATCGCTGGGGTGGGCATTGCTGCCCTGGCCTATCGAGCGCGGTCATTGGACCTGAGCGGCGCGATCGCCGCAGGCGTGCTGGGGACGATTGTCTTTGGCCTGGGCGGCGTGGCCTGGGCGTTGGTTCTGCTAACCTTTTTCGTCACAGCCAGCGGACTATCTGTGATTTTCAAGGGGCGCAAATCCCGAATCGCCGATGATTTTGCCAAGGGATCCCGCCGGGATGCCGGGCAGGTCGCGGCAAATGGCGGTATCTCAGGTGCACTGGCGTTTGGATATTTTTTACTTTATATGGTCACCCCCCAGCATCCGCTCCTGCCGGCGCTTTGGCTGGGCTTTGCGGCCAGCCTGGCAGCAGCGAATGCTGACACCTGGGCTACTGAACTGGGCGTTTTGAACTCCCACCAGCCGATTTCATTGCGCACTTTTCAACGGGTTCCAGGGGGCACTTCGGGCGCGATCAGTTGGGTTGGCACGCTTGCGGCTTTGGCTGGCTCAGGAGTAGTCGCTGGGGTGGCTGTGCTGACCGGCCTGGCCGGGTGGGCGCCTGCAGGTGGATTAAGCCTGGGAGGTCAATTTGTGCTCATTTCTTTGGCGGGTTTACTGGGAGCGATGGTCGATTCGGCTTTAGGCGCCTGGGTTCAGGCGATGTATCATTGTCCGGCGTGCCAAAAGGATACCGAACGGCACCCGCTGCATAGCTGCGGTAGGGAGACGACCCTCGTGCGGGGAATAAAGTGGCTGCAGAACGACTGGGTCAATGCGGCCTGTACGCTCAGTGCAGCCATGGCAGCTGTTGTTATAACTTTACTTATCCAATAA
- a CDS encoding PH domain-containing protein, translating into METEFLPPRRTGVLIQGAMALWFLAAGGYFFFIAVQDQAGLDFMLHMVIALVLLAPLPVILYRLYALVSSSYTLRRDGLRIRWGLRREDVPLNDIEWIRPANEMGFRLPLPWLRWPGSLIGNRKVSELGLVEFMSADMAHMLLVATPERVFAISPENTSAFMMLFQQMTELGSLAPLEAQSVYPTLLIGRVWEDRRARMLVMISFIIGLVLLAVDAIAVTRLDVIPWIGAGTTAPAERLLLLPVLDGLIWLVDLVMGMLLFPRGGDMPLAAYLLWGASGLTGLLLLISSLIFIF; encoded by the coding sequence ATGGAAACCGAGTTTCTCCCTCCCCGCAGAACAGGTGTTTTGATCCAGGGCGCAATGGCGCTCTGGTTCCTGGCCGCGGGGGGATATTTCTTCTTTATTGCCGTACAGGATCAGGCCGGTCTGGATTTCATGCTGCACATGGTGATTGCCCTGGTACTGCTAGCCCCTCTCCCGGTGATCCTCTATCGCCTCTATGCCCTGGTTTCGTCGTCGTACACGCTCCGTCGGGATGGGCTGCGGATTCGCTGGGGGCTGCGCAGAGAAGACGTACCTCTCAATGACATTGAATGGATCAGACCGGCGAATGAAATGGGGTTCCGGCTGCCGCTGCCATGGCTGCGCTGGCCTGGGTCACTGATAGGCAACCGAAAGGTGTCCGAGTTGGGCCTTGTGGAGTTTATGTCCGCGGATATGGCGCATATGCTGTTGGTCGCCACGCCCGAAAGGGTCTTTGCCATTTCACCCGAGAATACCAGTGCCTTTATGATGCTGTTTCAACAGATGACCGAGTTGGGCAGTCTGGCGCCACTGGAGGCCCAATCCGTCTATCCAACCTTGCTGATCGGCCGGGTTTGGGAAGACAGAAGGGCCAGAATGTTGGTGATGATCAGCTTCATCATTGGTTTGGTGCTGTTGGCGGTGGATGCGATCGCCGTGACCAGGCTGGACGTGATTCCCTGGATCGGCGCAGGAACGACTGCACCTGCGGAACGATTGTTGCTGCTGCCGGTTTTGGATGGCCTGATCTGGCTGGTTGACCTTGTGATGGGGATGTTGCTCTTCCCCCGGGGTGGGGACATGCCACTGGCGGCCTATCTCCTTTGGGGCGCTTCCGGCCTTACCGGGCTGCTTTTATTGATTAGCAGTTTGATATTTATTTTTTGA
- a CDS encoding DegT/DnrJ/EryC1/StrS family aminotransferase — translation MKLRMSSPELNQDDRQAVLDVVNTPNLSMGPKIAAFEQAFCDLTGRKHAIGVNSGTAGLHLCVRASGIGPGDLVITTPFSFVASTNIILFEKAIPIFVDIDPVTGNIDTDLLRKAVEDLSLGGEAAQKWMPRKLPEFNEGKVGKLKALLPVDVFGQPADFDQINAIANQHGLTVIEDSCEALGGEYKGKPAGTLADYGVFAFYPNKQITTGEGGMIVTDDDEAADFMRALRNQGRAVGDTWLQHTFLGYNYRMDEMSAALGLSQIGRLEDLLKHRSRVADWYAKHLAGIEGVTPPQLVPNTTRVSWFVYVIRVAPQIDRDRFAKILVEKGVPVRPYFAPIHLQPYMMEMFGTQAGDYPVTEDLGNRSLALPFSGAMTEEEVVEVCQRIAEVLPAAEKMA, via the coding sequence ATGAAATTACGAATGTCATCTCCGGAACTTAATCAGGACGACCGTCAGGCTGTTCTGGATGTTGTGAACACACCCAATCTCAGTATGGGGCCAAAGATTGCCGCCTTTGAACAGGCTTTTTGTGATCTGACCGGTCGGAAGCACGCCATTGGCGTGAACTCCGGGACGGCGGGCCTGCATCTCTGCGTGCGAGCCAGCGGGATTGGCCCTGGCGACCTGGTAATCACCACGCCATTCTCCTTTGTGGCCTCAACCAATATCATCCTCTTCGAGAAAGCGATCCCGATCTTTGTCGACATTGATCCCGTCACGGGCAATATTGACACGGACCTGCTTAGGAAAGCTGTGGAAGATCTTTCTCTGGGCGGTGAGGCGGCGCAAAAATGGATGCCGAGAAAGCTGCCCGAGTTCAACGAGGGAAAGGTGGGCAAACTGAAGGCGCTGCTGCCGGTGGATGTGTTTGGCCAGCCGGCGGATTTTGATCAAATCAACGCGATCGCAAATCAGCATGGTCTGACCGTGATCGAAGATTCCTGTGAAGCGCTGGGCGGTGAATATAAAGGAAAACCGGCCGGTACACTAGCTGATTATGGTGTGTTTGCCTTTTATCCCAATAAGCAGATCACCACGGGCGAGGGTGGGATGATCGTCACGGATGATGATGAGGCCGCCGACTTTATGCGTGCCCTGCGTAACCAGGGACGGGCTGTGGGTGATACCTGGCTCCAACACACCTTCCTGGGCTATAACTACCGGATGGATGAGATGAGCGCGGCTCTGGGGCTTTCCCAGATCGGCCGTTTGGAAGACCTCCTTAAACATCGGTCCCGGGTAGCGGACTGGTATGCCAAACACCTGGCTGGCATTGAAGGGGTCACCCCTCCGCAATTGGTCCCAAACACCACGCGTGTCTCCTGGTTTGTGTATGTCATCCGGGTGGCACCTCAGATCGACCGGGATCGCTTTGCGAAAATCCTGGTGGAGAAGGGCGTGCCCGTGCGACCCTATTTTGCCCCAATCCATCTTCAGCCGTATATGATGGAGATGTTCGGCACTCAGGCGGGCGATTATCCCGTGACGGAAGATCTGGGTAACCGCAGCCTGGCGCTGCCTTTCTCCGGCGCAATGACGGAAGAGGAAGTGGTGGAAGTCTGCCAGCGCATTGCGGAAGTCCTACCAGCCGCCGAAAAGATGGCGTAG
- a CDS encoding ABC transporter ATP-binding protein, protein MTVNPIIEIENATYSYTNKYQSVPAIQDVCTSFEKGRLYAIIGKSGSGKTTLLSLMAGLALPEKGQILFQGVPTDSFDLDQYRREKVAVIYQSFNLFPLMTCLENVCYPLELKGYSPKEAAVVAKDYIKKVDLPDTVYHRFPNMLSGGEQQRIAIARALASGAQVILADEPTGNLDVATGKRIVKLLSDLAHVENYTVIIVTHDISIADIADDVLQMQDGRL, encoded by the coding sequence ATGACTGTGAACCCAATCATTGAAATTGAAAATGCCACTTACAGCTACACCAATAAATACCAATCCGTCCCCGCCATCCAGGACGTCTGCACTTCCTTTGAAAAAGGGCGGCTCTATGCCATCATCGGCAAATCCGGCTCCGGCAAGACCACACTGCTCTCATTGATGGCCGGGCTGGCCCTGCCGGAAAAAGGCCAGATACTGTTCCAGGGCGTGCCGACGGATTCCTTTGACCTGGATCAATACCGGCGCGAAAAAGTGGCGGTGATCTACCAGTCCTTCAACCTTTTCCCCTTGATGACCTGCCTGGAAAATGTGTGCTATCCCCTCGAACTGAAGGGCTATAGCCCCAAGGAAGCTGCTGTGGTCGCCAAAGACTACATCAAGAAGGTAGACCTGCCGGATACGGTCTATCACCGTTTCCCCAATATGCTCTCGGGCGGTGAACAACAGCGGATCGCCATTGCCCGCGCTTTGGCCAGCGGCGCTCAGGTGATTTTGGCAGATGAGCCGACCGGCAACCTCGACGTCGCCACCGGCAAACGGATCGTCAAGCTGCTCTCAGACCTGGCACACGTGGAGAACTACACCGTGATCATCGTGACCCATGACATCAGCATCGCTGATATCGCCGATGACGTGCTGCAAATGCAGGATGGACGATTGTAA
- a CDS encoding 2-oxoacid:acceptor oxidoreductase family protein — MQQEVIVAGFGGQGVLFAGKLLAYTAMEVGKEVTWIPSYGPEMRGGTANCTVVISDEEIGSAFVKNPTAVIAMNKPSLDKFEKLVAPGGVLVVNSSMVDRPVERTDITVVSLPANEIAEEIGSSKSVNMVVLGALLGNLDLVPMEAVEKALDGHTPERHKKFLKGNIEALHKGAGYKVTEVA; from the coding sequence ATGCAACAAGAAGTGATCGTTGCCGGATTTGGCGGCCAGGGTGTGCTTTTTGCCGGAAAACTGCTGGCTTACACGGCTATGGAAGTTGGCAAAGAAGTGACCTGGATCCCATCCTATGGCCCCGAGATGCGCGGCGGTACGGCGAATTGTACCGTGGTGATTTCCGATGAGGAGATCGGTTCAGCTTTTGTGAAGAACCCCACCGCTGTGATCGCGATGAACAAGCCCTCACTCGATAAATTCGAGAAATTAGTGGCACCTGGCGGCGTGCTGGTAGTCAATAGCTCGATGGTGGACCGGCCCGTGGAACGGACCGACATCACCGTCGTGAGCCTGCCCGCCAATGAGATCGCTGAAGAAATCGGCAGCAGCAAGTCGGTGAACATGGTGGTGCTTGGCGCACTGCTAGGGAACCTGGATTTGGTCCCGATGGAAGCGGTTGAGAAGGCGCTGGATGGCCACACCCCCGAGCGGCATAAGAAATTCCTCAAGGGGAATATCGAAGCGCTGCATAAAGGTGCGGGGTATAAAGTCACTGAAGTGGCTTAG
- a CDS encoding 2-oxoglutarate oxidoreductase, whose product MTIAEVPTKVVYSRPKSLNDRVTHYCPGCTHGIAHRLVAEVLDEMGIVEDTIGVASVGCSVFSYNYFDVDFVEAAHGRAPAMATGIKRVYPDHIIFTYQGDGDLASIGMGEIVGAASRGEKITVIFMNNANYGMTGGQMAPTTLPGQKTTSSPTGRDVKRQGYPIQTAELLSTLEGASYVVRRSLHNNREVRRAKQAIRTAFEVQKAGLGFSLVELLSTCPTNWAMTPVEAREWVEERMLPVYPLGDYKISAAVAELNKLEG is encoded by the coding sequence ATGACAATCGCAGAAGTACCTACCAAAGTTGTTTACAGCCGTCCGAAATCCCTGAATGACCGGGTAACGCATTATTGCCCCGGCTGCACCCACGGCATCGCCCACCGTCTGGTGGCCGAAGTGCTGGATGAGATGGGAATCGTCGAAGACACGATTGGCGTGGCTTCCGTTGGCTGTTCCGTATTTTCTTATAACTATTTCGATGTGGACTTTGTGGAAGCGGCTCATGGGCGTGCTCCGGCCATGGCAACCGGCATCAAGCGGGTTTATCCCGATCACATCATCTTCACCTATCAGGGCGATGGCGATCTGGCCTCGATTGGCATGGGCGAGATCGTCGGCGCGGCTTCCCGTGGTGAGAAGATCACCGTGATCTTCATGAATAACGCCAACTACGGCATGACAGGCGGCCAGATGGCCCCCACCACACTCCCCGGTCAGAAGACCACCTCTTCACCCACCGGTCGTGATGTCAAGCGCCAGGGTTACCCGATCCAGACCGCGGAATTACTTTCCACGCTGGAAGGCGCGTCCTATGTCGTGCGGCGCAGTCTGCACAACAACCGTGAGGTCCGCCGGGCCAAACAGGCGATCCGGACGGCCTTTGAAGTGCAGAAAGCCGGACTCGGCTTCTCACTGGTGGAATTGCTTTCCACCTGCCCGACCAACTGGGCGATGACCCCTGTAGAAGCTCGGGAATGGGTTGAGGAGCGGATGCTGCCGGTATATCCACTTGGTGACTACAAGATCTCTGCTGCTGTGGCAGAGTTGAATAAATTGGAGGGATGA
- a CDS encoding 3-methyl-2-oxobutanoate dehydrogenase subunit VorB, giving the protein MTKQLIKGNTAVAEAALRAGLEAYFGYPITPQTELLEHLSARMPELGRPFVQAESELGAINMVYGAACTGKRVMTSSSSPGVSLMMEGLSYIAGTELPVVLVDVVRGGPGLGNIAPAQGDYNQIVHGGGHGDYRMIVLAPASVQEAVDLTALAFDLTEKYRTITTIMMDGSIGQMMEPAELPPFQPLKEEVPDWAVRGAKNGEKHQLTSINLDAPAQEVMNLRLMNRWQEIEANEVRWKGYYLDDAEFVVIGFGTAGRISLSAVRAAREQGIKVGLLRPITVAPFPTEILNELTEKVEGFLVVEMNAGQMLEDIRLVVRGRKPVEFFGRMGGVVPFPDEVLTEIKRLATEPQTTEGHPRDRWLARLRETIG; this is encoded by the coding sequence ATGACAAAACAACTCATCAAAGGGAACACCGCAGTTGCTGAGGCCGCTCTTCGGGCGGGCCTTGAAGCTTATTTTGGATATCCCATCACCCCCCAAACCGAACTGTTGGAGCACCTTTCTGCTCGGATGCCCGAATTGGGTCGTCCATTCGTCCAGGCTGAATCAGAGCTGGGCGCAATCAACATGGTTTACGGTGCAGCCTGCACCGGTAAACGGGTGATGACCTCTTCTTCCAGCCCGGGCGTCAGCCTGATGATGGAAGGTCTGTCCTATATTGCCGGCACTGAATTACCTGTGGTGCTGGTGGATGTGGTCCGCGGCGGCCCCGGCCTGGGCAATATTGCCCCGGCGCAGGGTGACTATAACCAGATCGTCCACGGCGGCGGCCATGGCGACTATCGCATGATCGTCCTTGCCCCTGCCAGCGTGCAGGAAGCAGTGGACCTGACCGCCCTGGCGTTTGACCTGACAGAGAAATATCGCACAATCACCACGATTATGATGGATGGCAGCATTGGCCAGATGATGGAACCGGCCGAACTGCCCCCATTCCAACCCCTCAAAGAAGAAGTGCCCGATTGGGCCGTGCGGGGCGCCAAGAATGGCGAGAAACACCAGCTGACTTCAATCAACCTGGACGCTCCTGCTCAGGAGGTCATGAACCTGCGGCTGATGAATCGCTGGCAGGAAATCGAAGCCAACGAAGTCCGCTGGAAGGGTTATTACCTGGACGATGCGGAATTTGTCGTGATCGGCTTCGGCACCGCCGGGCGGATCTCGCTCTCAGCTGTCCGGGCTGCTCGTGAACAGGGCATCAAGGTTGGGCTGCTCCGCCCGATCACGGTGGCGCCATTCCCGACCGAGATCCTGAATGAGTTGACCGAAAAGGTTGAGGGATTCCTGGTCGTTGAAATGAACGCCGGCCAAATGTTGGAAGATATCCGACTCGTGGTCCGCGGGCGCAAACCGGTGGAATTCTTCGGCCGGATGGGCGGTGTGGTGCCGTTCCCGGATGAAGTATTGACCGAGATCAAGCGCCTGGCCACCGAACCTCAGACCACCGAGGGTCACCCCCGTGATCGCTGGCTAGCCCGCCTGCGGGAGACCATAGGATAA
- a CDS encoding 4Fe-4S binding protein — MPAKGYIEVNELYCKACQLCVTDCPHDVLALDMDHLTPKGYHPAHMVNPEACTGCGICANVCPDAAITVYRYEQQKAEA, encoded by the coding sequence ATGCCCGCGAAGGGATATATCGAAGTCAACGAGTTGTATTGCAAAGCCTGCCAACTCTGTGTGACGGATTGCCCCCATGATGTATTGGCGTTGGATATGGATCACCTGACACCCAAGGGATACCACCCAGCCCACATGGTCAATCCGGAAGCCTGCACAGGGTGCGGAATCTGCGCCAATGTTTGCCCGGATGCTGCGATTACTGTTTACCGGTATGAACAACAGAAGGCGGAGGCTTGA
- a CDS encoding DUF2088 domain-containing protein, which yields MNVRMDYGLQGLNLEAPETADVFLVREMKPQNDEAAAILDALRHPIGTQPLSTRLRPGMTVVVVHTDITRATPNDRLLPVVLAELEAGGIRRGDITLINGLGTHRPQTENELRAMLGDQVYESYRCIQHDVIDETGLISLGESQKGHPLFLWHS from the coding sequence ATGAACGTTCGGATGGATTATGGACTGCAGGGCTTGAATTTAGAGGCACCTGAGACGGCGGATGTCTTCCTGGTGCGGGAAATGAAGCCCCAAAACGATGAGGCAGCGGCCATTCTGGATGCCCTGCGCCATCCGATAGGCACTCAGCCGCTGAGCACCCGGTTGCGCCCGGGAATGACCGTCGTTGTGGTCCACACCGACATCACCCGCGCCACACCCAATGACCGCCTGCTGCCGGTGGTTTTGGCAGAATTGGAGGCGGGCGGCATCCGTCGGGGGGATATCACGCTGATTAACGGTCTGGGCACCCATCGCCCACAGACCGAGAATGAGCTGCGCGCCATGCTGGGGGATCAGGTCTATGAGAGCTATCGCTGTATCCAGCATGACGTCATTGATGAAACCGGGCTTATTTCACTGGGCGAATCTCAAAAGGGGCATCCTCTGTTCCTTTGGCATTCATGA